The following proteins come from a genomic window of Thiothrix winogradskyi:
- a CDS encoding glycoside hydrolase family 2 protein: protein MNWLSRALLLAVFLSIQGCSVLPTTPPDTANVAGSLNGTWEFLPSGSAEMPANNARWQRIRVPGNWSTQGFDHHGMAWYRLNFHAEVEPETLSSLHFGGVDYFADVWLNGQKLGAHEGYFQTFSFDVTPHLKAGQNTLLVRVNSPLEKPEDFSLRKRLIKGIFAHHDTRPGGAWSERGQEKNTGGIWGEVRLQQSAQVQLQPQQVQVQAVKGLEQWRVKVDLAVLGKLPAGAQLQWSVGEWQGISPVRSALTIPITHPKLWNPKGYGDPNLYTLTVSAVHNGKVLDSFQRSIAFRKVERSSQGIWKVNHQRILLKGTNYIAHQWLSEMKTDDFRRDIQLMQDAHINTVRVHAHITAPEFYRLCDETGLMVWQDFPLQWGYQDTAEFHQQAVSQVGDMIRQFGHHPSIIHWTLHNEPPWDADWMKWKYKDYDPQQNKRLDDKLYQTAKALDNTRPITAISATKEHPWLGWYSGHWLDYAKPTKLHTIAEFGAQALPDRFTLAKILGEEPELPISKADWKLWEYHNFQRKETLEIAKVPQGKTLEQFISNTQHYQAQLTQLAAESYRRQAYQPVGSLFQFMLVENWPSMNWAVVDFWRKPKPAYYALQRAYQPVLPSLAWNKVNYAAGEPVTVGAWALNDSLAHLPNAQYRLTLWQGRQQRDTQSWSFELAPDSHRHLRDYTVPVQQPGKYRLAAEITDAQGKVISRNEYRFTIQSQ from the coding sequence ATGAACTGGCTATCCCGTGCCTTGCTGCTGGCGGTATTCCTGTCGATTCAGGGGTGCAGCGTGTTACCAACAACACCGCCGGATACGGCAAACGTCGCGGGTTCACTCAATGGCACTTGGGAGTTCCTGCCTTCCGGTAGCGCAGAGATGCCAGCGAACAACGCCCGCTGGCAGCGTATCCGTGTTCCCGGCAATTGGTCTACGCAGGGTTTCGACCATCACGGCATGGCGTGGTATCGCCTCAATTTCCATGCTGAAGTTGAGCCTGAAACCCTTTCCAGCCTGCATTTTGGCGGAGTCGATTACTTCGCCGATGTGTGGCTGAACGGGCAGAAACTCGGTGCACACGAAGGCTATTTCCAAACCTTTTCCTTCGACGTGACCCCACACCTCAAGGCAGGGCAAAACACCCTGCTGGTGCGGGTTAACAGTCCGTTGGAAAAGCCCGAAGATTTCTCACTGCGCAAACGGCTGATCAAAGGCATTTTTGCGCATCACGATACCCGCCCCGGTGGTGCATGGTCGGAACGTGGGCAGGAAAAGAATACCGGCGGCATCTGGGGTGAGGTGCGCTTGCAGCAGTCAGCGCAGGTGCAATTGCAGCCACAGCAAGTGCAGGTGCAAGCCGTCAAGGGATTGGAGCAATGGCGGGTCAAGGTCGATCTGGCTGTGCTGGGTAAATTGCCAGCGGGGGCGCAGTTGCAGTGGTCAGTCGGTGAGTGGCAAGGCATAAGCCCAGTCCGTTCCGCGCTTACCATCCCCATCACCCACCCCAAACTCTGGAATCCCAAAGGTTATGGCGACCCCAACCTTTACACCCTCACTGTCAGCGCGGTACACAATGGCAAGGTGCTAGACAGCTTCCAGCGCAGCATCGCCTTCCGCAAGGTCGAGCGTTCCTCGCAAGGCATCTGGAAGGTCAATCACCAGCGCATCCTGCTCAAAGGCACGAATTACATCGCCCACCAGTGGCTGAGCGAGATGAAAACGGACGATTTCCGCCGCGACATCCAATTGATGCAGGATGCCCACATCAACACCGTGCGTGTCCACGCCCATATTACCGCGCCGGAGTTTTACCGCCTGTGCGATGAAACCGGGCTGATGGTTTGGCAGGATTTCCCGCTGCAATGGGGCTATCAGGATACCGCCGAATTCCATCAGCAAGCCGTTTCCCAAGTGGGTGACATGATTCGCCAGTTCGGGCATCACCCCTCCATCATCCACTGGACGTTGCACAATGAACCGCCGTGGGATGCGGACTGGATGAAGTGGAAATACAAGGATTACGACCCGCAGCAAAACAAGCGGCTGGATGACAAGCTTTACCAGACAGCCAAGGCATTGGATAACACTCGCCCGATTACCGCGATTTCTGCCACCAAGGAACACCCTTGGTTAGGCTGGTATTCCGGTCACTGGCTGGATTACGCCAAGCCAACCAAGCTGCACACCATTGCCGAATTCGGAGCGCAAGCCTTACCGGATCGCTTCACGCTGGCAAAAATCCTTGGTGAAGAGCCAGAATTGCCCATCAGCAAAGCCGATTGGAAGCTGTGGGAATACCACAATTTTCAGCGTAAGGAGACCTTGGAAATTGCCAAAGTGCCACAAGGCAAAACGCTGGAACAATTCATTAGCAACACTCAGCACTATCAGGCGCAACTGACACAACTGGCAGCCGAATCCTACCGGCGGCAGGCGTATCAGCCTGTCGGCTCGCTGTTCCAGTTCATGCTGGTGGAAAACTGGCCTTCCATGAATTGGGCAGTGGTCGATTTCTGGCGTAAACCTAAACCGGCTTATTACGCTTTGCAACGAGCCTACCAGCCGGTTCTGCCCAGCCTTGCTTGGAACAAGGTGAATTACGCGGCTGGCGAACCTGTTACGGTCGGTGCATGGGCGTTGAATGACAGCCTTGCGCACTTGCCGAATGCCCAGTACCGGCTCACGCTCTGGCAGGGCAGGCAACAGCGCGATACCCAAAGCTGGTCATTTGAGCTTGCACCCGATAGCCACCGGCATTTGCGTGATTACACCGTGCCTGTGCAGCAGCCGGGCAAGTATCGCCTTGCAGCCGAGATTACCGATGCGCAAGGTAAAGTCATTAGCCGTAACGAATACCGCTTTACCATCCAATCACAATAA
- a CDS encoding ATP-binding protein, with translation MDMQYQEYNIRLSIDSRLEQVRVLSGALRGIGQELSLSAEQLGQLELMMVEAVNNVIEHAYQMQGGNDVQVRVEYSPQEVHLVISDRGHTMPDELHSTARDMPNPEDLPEGGWGMGLIHLLADSIRYSSDAKGNHLHVSKQLV, from the coding sequence ATGGACATGCAATATCAGGAGTACAACATCCGCCTTTCCATCGACAGCCGTCTGGAACAGGTGCGGGTGCTTTCCGGCGCATTGCGTGGCATCGGGCAAGAGTTGTCATTGTCCGCAGAACAATTGGGGCAACTCGAACTGATGATGGTGGAAGCCGTCAACAATGTGATCGAACATGCTTACCAGATGCAGGGCGGTAATGACGTACAGGTGCGGGTGGAATATAGCCCGCAGGAAGTGCATTTGGTGATTTCTGACCGTGGTCACACCATGCCGGATGAACTGCATAGTACGGCTCGCGATATGCCTAACCCGGAAGACTTGCCGGAAGGTGGCTGGGGTATGGGGCTGATTCACTTGCTGGCGGATTCCATTCGTTACAGCAGTGATGCCAAGGGCAACCACCTGCACGTTAGCAAGCAGTTGGTGTGA
- a CDS encoding sugar phosphate nucleotidyltransferase → MKAMILAAGKGTRVRPITNEMPKPMIPILRKPVMESIVELLRAHSVREIVVNTSHLAPVIENYFRDGNQLGVHIAYSYEGYMTEDGLEGKALGSAGGMKRIQEFSGFFDETFIVLCGDAWIDLDISAALRWHKEKGGIATIILQEVPHEEVHKYGVVKLDEHQRIVQFQEKPKSEEAVSNTINTGIYIFEPDIFQYIPAGIEYDIGGQLFPALVAAGEEFYGLPMDFQWVDIGSVPDVWAATRMALQGKIKGFRMPGKQVKPGVWTGINVSINWDRVKIKPPVYIGSSSKIEAGAEITGPCMIGANCVIESGAEISECLISDYTRIGGMASLDNKLVFGGDCISPDGNVLNLGETQIRWLVDDMRRALNPSDIHDMLLFSNMLIFHEVQAWEKEAA, encoded by the coding sequence ATGAAAGCGATGATTCTGGCAGCCGGTAAAGGGACGCGGGTGCGTCCTATTACCAACGAAATGCCGAAACCGATGATCCCGATCCTGCGCAAGCCGGTGATGGAATCCATAGTGGAGCTGTTACGCGCCCACAGTGTGCGTGAGATTGTGGTCAATACCAGTCATCTTGCACCAGTGATCGAAAACTATTTCCGCGATGGCAACCAATTGGGTGTGCACATTGCCTATTCCTACGAAGGTTACATGACCGAAGACGGGCTGGAAGGCAAAGCCCTCGGCTCGGCAGGCGGCATGAAGCGCATTCAGGAGTTTTCCGGTTTCTTTGATGAAACCTTCATCGTGCTGTGCGGCGATGCGTGGATTGACCTCGACATCAGTGCTGCTCTGCGCTGGCACAAAGAAAAGGGCGGTATTGCCACCATTATCCTGCAAGAAGTGCCGCACGAGGAAGTTCACAAATACGGCGTGGTCAAACTCGACGAGCACCAGCGCATTGTGCAATTTCAGGAAAAGCCCAAGTCGGAAGAAGCGGTGTCTAACACCATCAATACCGGTATTTACATTTTCGAGCCGGATATTTTCCAGTACATCCCCGCCGGGATTGAATACGACATCGGTGGTCAACTGTTCCCCGCGCTGGTCGCAGCCGGTGAGGAATTCTACGGCTTGCCCATGGATTTCCAGTGGGTCGACATCGGCTCTGTCCCTGATGTGTGGGCAGCAACCCGCATGGCACTACAAGGCAAGATCAAGGGTTTCCGTATGCCCGGCAAACAGGTGAAACCGGGTGTCTGGACAGGCATCAATGTGAGCATCAACTGGGATCGGGTTAAGATCAAACCGCCGGTTTACATCGGCAGCAGCAGCAAAATCGAAGCGGGTGCGGAAATTACCGGACCTTGCATGATCGGTGCGAACTGCGTGATCGAATCCGGCGCGGAAATCAGCGAATGCTTGATTAGCGATTACACCCGTATTGGTGGGATGGCATCGCTGGACAACAAGCTGGTTTTCGGCGGCGACTGCATTTCACCGGATGGCAATGTGTTGAATCTGGGCGAAACCCAAATCCGCTGGCTGGTCGATGACATGCGCCGGGCACTGAATCCTAGTGACATCCACGACATGCTGTTGTTCAGCAATATGCTGATTTTCCATGAAGTCCAAGCGTGGGAAAAGGAGGCAGCGTGA
- a CDS encoding STAS domain-containing protein: MKLSTHVQGDFTIATIGEARMDAAIAPEFRLQISQLLKDGATRIVLDLSQVEFMDSSSLGALVSLLKEVGNRGDLIVVGAKGIVADLFTLTRMNRVFRMADSVEAALSAVAA, translated from the coding sequence ATGAAACTTTCTACGCATGTTCAAGGCGATTTTACCATTGCAACCATTGGCGAAGCTCGTATGGATGCTGCCATTGCTCCCGAATTCAGACTTCAAATTAGCCAACTATTGAAAGATGGTGCTACCCGTATTGTGTTGGATCTTAGCCAAGTGGAATTTATGGACAGTAGTAGCCTCGGCGCACTGGTCAGCCTGTTGAAAGAAGTGGGTAATCGTGGCGATCTGATTGTTGTCGGTGCTAAGGGCATTGTCGCTGATCTGTTTACGTTGACCCGCATGAATCGCGTGTTCCGTATGGCTGACAGTGTTGAAGCAGCATTAAGTGCTGTTGCTGCCTAA
- a CDS encoding FIST signal transduction protein, whose product MHMTPAQIFVDHSGTCEGLLQLLDNAVTAGAKSILVLAADANGFTPAQLDTHLQALPIPIFGGIFPEIIANGQSLQQGSVVCALPLASQVYHVEQLSDPNADYFSAIEALSAQTPANSTLVTLVDGLSKRIGTLLESLYEVFGGHYQYIGGGAGSLSFVQKPCLFSNQGLRMDCAQLTCIELPLSIGIEHGWHKFAGPFFVTGAYNNTITTLDYQPAFEVYRQVVEADSGKRFADGEFFDIAKAYPFGLERLSSDVVVRDPLFVDGNKLICVGEVPANHIIYILKGEPDDLLAASHACANTAIQTQNPPVLALLFDCISRTLFLQERFAEEVDNICSKLPANTPLIGVLSLGEIADAGNTCLEFFNKTIVLGILTETGESAA is encoded by the coding sequence ATGCACATGACACCTGCTCAAATCTTTGTCGATCACAGTGGTACTTGCGAGGGCTTGCTGCAATTGCTGGATAACGCCGTCACGGCTGGGGCAAAAAGTATCTTAGTACTCGCCGCCGATGCCAACGGCTTTACCCCGGCACAACTCGACACTCATTTACAGGCACTGCCCATCCCCATCTTTGGCGGTATCTTTCCTGAAATCATTGCCAATGGGCAAAGCCTGCAACAAGGCAGTGTGGTCTGCGCCTTACCGCTTGCCAGTCAGGTGTACCATGTCGAACAGCTATCTGACCCTAATGCGGACTATTTCTCCGCCATAGAAGCCCTGTCCGCGCAAACACCCGCCAATTCCACACTAGTGACCCTGGTTGATGGTCTGAGCAAACGCATAGGAACGCTGCTAGAAAGCCTGTATGAAGTCTTTGGCGGACACTATCAGTATATCGGCGGTGGGGCTGGCTCCCTCAGTTTTGTACAAAAGCCCTGCCTGTTCAGCAACCAAGGCTTGCGGATGGATTGCGCCCAACTCACCTGCATCGAGTTGCCGCTCAGTATCGGTATCGAACACGGTTGGCACAAATTCGCCGGACCATTCTTTGTAACCGGCGCATACAACAACACCATTACCACGCTCGATTACCAACCCGCCTTTGAAGTGTATCGACAAGTTGTCGAAGCTGACAGCGGCAAACGCTTTGCAGATGGTGAGTTTTTTGACATCGCCAAAGCTTACCCCTTTGGCTTAGAACGCCTAAGCAGCGATGTTGTGGTACGTGACCCACTCTTTGTCGACGGTAATAAATTAATCTGTGTGGGCGAAGTACCCGCCAATCACATCATTTACATTCTCAAAGGTGAGCCAGATGACCTGCTGGCGGCATCACACGCTTGCGCCAACACCGCCATCCAGACGCAAAACCCGCCCGTATTGGCATTATTATTTGACTGCATCAGCCGTACCCTATTTTTACAAGAACGCTTTGCGGAAGAAGTCGATAATATTTGCTCCAAATTACCCGCAAACACGCCGTTGATAGGGGTTTTATCGTTGGGGGAAATCGCGGATGCAGGTAACACCTGCTTGGAATTTTTCAACAAAACCATCGTGTTGGGCATCCTCACTGAAACCGGAGAATCAGCGGCATGA
- a CDS encoding response regulator yields MNPTLELVSVQYALALLIGQDLDLHTMLRKFLPPALKLLNCRSGYIWLHKGVKQDNATQAPPPCYSYPALRGTLEANQPQLAAQIQQCANQGWLIKKPGEIIPIGDMYYHFMPLGDNGLLVVVRDPPLPEAHILALGLVLKRLETACLACLQHAYLEEARTEALQAKEMAEKASKAKSEFLAMISHEIRTPMNGIIGLTDLMLYSEVSESQREHLGMIKSSSNALLDIINEILDFSRIEAGTLTLNIAPFQLRALLQDTFTPLALRARAKQLQFQWDIHANVPDALAGDIGRLRQVMINLVGNAIKFTEQGEVSVTISLQSGAPSGQACVMFAVRDTGIGIPRAKQASIFQPFQQADSSITRRYGGTGLGLTISSQLIAMMGGTLRVDSDVGEGSIFHFSAPFAVVTHVKPTAPTAAQTLARAERVLSILLAEDNAVNRMLAVRLLNKAGHHVKVAENGRDAVQEWQNNRPDVILMDVQMPIMDGLEATTLIRTEEHAQQLPHTPIIALTANAMSSDREQCLNSGMDDFLSKPFNIQDLLEVLMRVCPVTEIKDK; encoded by the coding sequence ATGAATCCGACGCTGGAACTGGTTTCGGTTCAATACGCACTCGCGTTATTGATTGGGCAAGACCTCGATTTGCACACCATGTTACGCAAATTTCTGCCACCAGCCTTAAAGTTGCTGAATTGCCGCAGCGGTTACATCTGGTTACACAAAGGCGTCAAACAGGATAATGCCACACAAGCCCCGCCACCTTGTTACAGCTACCCTGCCTTGCGCGGTACACTCGAAGCAAATCAACCACAGTTAGCCGCACAGATCCAGCAATGCGCCAACCAAGGCTGGCTGATTAAAAAGCCGGGGGAAATAATCCCCATAGGGGACATGTATTACCATTTCATGCCACTTGGCGATAACGGTTTATTGGTGGTCGTGCGTGATCCACCTTTGCCGGAAGCCCATATACTCGCCTTAGGTTTGGTGCTTAAACGTCTGGAAACCGCCTGTTTAGCCTGTTTACAACACGCCTATCTGGAAGAAGCCCGTACAGAAGCCTTGCAAGCCAAGGAAATGGCAGAAAAAGCCAGCAAAGCTAAAAGCGAATTTCTGGCGATGATCAGCCATGAAATCCGCACCCCCATGAACGGCATTATCGGCTTAACGGATTTAATGTTGTACAGCGAGGTGTCTGAGTCGCAACGCGAACACTTGGGCATGATCAAATCCTCATCGAATGCCCTGCTGGATATTATCAATGAGATTCTCGATTTCTCACGCATTGAAGCCGGAACACTGACACTCAACATCGCCCCCTTCCAATTACGCGCCTTATTACAAGATACCTTTACGCCACTCGCCTTACGCGCCCGTGCCAAGCAATTGCAGTTTCAGTGGGACATTCATGCCAACGTGCCGGATGCCTTAGCCGGTGACATCGGGCGTTTACGCCAAGTCATGATCAATTTAGTTGGCAATGCTATTAAATTCACCGAACAAGGGGAAGTCAGCGTCACCATCAGCCTGCAAAGCGGTGCTCCCAGCGGGCAAGCGTGTGTGATGTTTGCAGTACGTGATACCGGCATTGGCATTCCCCGCGCCAAACAAGCCAGTATTTTTCAGCCGTTTCAGCAGGCGGACAGCTCCATCACCCGGCGCTATGGCGGCACGGGTTTAGGCTTAACCATTTCCTCACAATTGATCGCCATGATGGGCGGCACCTTGCGGGTAGACAGTGATGTGGGCGAAGGCAGCATTTTCCACTTCAGCGCCCCCTTCGCAGTCGTCACTCACGTTAAACCCACTGCACCAACAGCGGCGCAGACGCTGGCGCGTGCCGAGCGGGTTTTATCCATTCTGTTGGCAGAAGACAATGCCGTCAACCGGATGCTGGCAGTGCGCCTGTTAAACAAAGCCGGGCATCACGTCAAAGTCGCCGAAAATGGGCGCGATGCCGTGCAGGAATGGCAGAACAATCGCCCCGATGTGATTCTCATGGATGTGCAAATGCCCATTATGGATGGCTTGGAGGCCACCACCCTGATTCGCACCGAAGAGCACGCCCAACAATTGCCACATACCCCGATTATTGCCCTAACCGCCAATGCCATGAGCAGCGACCGCGAACAATGCCTCAACAGCGGCATGGACGATTTCCTCAGCAAACCCTTTAACATACAAGATTTACTGGAAGTGTTAATGCGCGTTTGTCCCGTCACAGAAATCAAGGATAAGTAG
- a CDS encoding PP2C family protein-serine/threonine phosphatase, with protein MNILVVDDARDMQLILRRILTLMGHQVMLADHGQEAWELIRQHHFQVVISDWVMPVMDGPTLCRTVRAAELPYYVYIILLTGMSGKQNLIQGMEAGADDFATKPIVREELEVRLRAAQRVLDLEHTLEDKNRHLESVNDSLSAAQQLIKNDLQRAAVLQAGVLPNQKIFGRIRVDWFFQPAQYIGGDTFNYFSIDDDLLFFYSIDVSGHGIASALLSMCLQTLLSATSELHCLDDLSPHAVATLPSRLAERLNHHLHYQLDTGDHYLTLIMGVVDTRQEQLYFVQAGHPQPFLYSPISDKWEQLDCTGFPIGLLPDMEYETIRLPFPSGSRLILYSDGLLELHEANGAMMTELALKNHLQPLRRQPAQQLIQQLAVTLGLDDDAKEKPDDISLLILDFCDGTNAH; from the coding sequence ATGAATATTCTAGTCGTTGACGATGCCAGAGATATGCAATTGATTCTGCGCCGTATTCTTACCCTGATGGGTCATCAGGTGATGCTGGCTGACCACGGTCAGGAAGCGTGGGAATTGATCCGACAACACCATTTTCAAGTGGTTATCAGTGATTGGGTAATGCCAGTCATGGATGGGCCAACGTTGTGCCGCACGGTACGTGCGGCAGAATTACCTTACTACGTTTACATTATTTTGCTAACCGGCATGTCAGGTAAGCAAAACCTGATTCAAGGAATGGAAGCCGGTGCGGATGATTTTGCGACCAAACCGATTGTGCGTGAAGAGCTGGAGGTGCGCCTGCGTGCTGCCCAACGTGTCTTGGATCTGGAACATACTTTGGAAGACAAAAACCGCCATCTGGAAAGTGTCAATGACTCGCTCTCGGCTGCCCAACAATTGATAAAAAATGATCTGCAACGTGCAGCGGTGTTACAAGCCGGGGTGCTGCCTAACCAAAAAATATTCGGGCGTATTCGTGTGGATTGGTTTTTCCAACCTGCTCAATATATCGGCGGCGATACCTTTAACTATTTTTCCATTGATGATGATTTATTGTTCTTTTATTCGATTGATGTGTCCGGTCACGGGATTGCGTCGGCGTTGTTGTCGATGTGTTTGCAAACCTTGCTGAGCGCTACCAGCGAGTTACATTGTTTGGATGATTTGTCACCTCATGCGGTTGCTACCTTGCCGTCACGCTTGGCGGAACGTCTGAATCATCATCTGCATTACCAATTGGACACGGGGGATCATTACCTGACGCTGATTATGGGCGTGGTCGATACCCGTCAAGAACAGTTGTATTTTGTGCAAGCTGGTCATCCGCAACCGTTTTTGTATAGCCCAATCAGCGATAAGTGGGAGCAACTGGATTGCACCGGCTTTCCGATTGGCTTATTGCCGGATATGGAGTACGAGACGATACGCCTACCGTTTCCAAGCGGGAGCCGGTTGATTTTGTATTCAGACGGTTTGCTGGAGTTGCACGAGGCAAACGGTGCAATGATGACCGAACTTGCCTTAAAAAACCATTTGCAGCCTTTGCGGCGGCAACCTGCCCAGCAGCTCATTCAGCAATTAGCCGTAACTTTGGGGTTGGATGATGATGCCAAGGAAAAACCCGATGATATTTCGCTACTTATCCTTGATTTCTGTGACGGGACAAACGCGCATTAA
- a CDS encoding Hpt domain-containing protein, translating to MTTHSPIDAATYAELQEIMADEFGEIVEFFISDTESALEILQQCVDTQDSAQVGTICHKLKSSSKILGAFTLAELTRLLEEYKDHQDQPSASAHLIQLREEFAQVLDWLKQQAAIA from the coding sequence ATGACTACACATAGCCCTATTGATGCGGCAACCTACGCAGAACTTCAAGAAATCATGGCGGATGAATTCGGGGAAATAGTTGAATTTTTCATCTCGGATACCGAGAGTGCGCTAGAGATCCTACAGCAATGCGTTGACACCCAAGACAGCGCACAAGTCGGCACAATCTGCCACAAACTCAAATCCAGCAGCAAGATTCTGGGTGCTTTTACCTTAGCGGAACTCACCCGCTTACTGGAAGAATACAAAGATCATCAGGATCAACCAAGCGCGTCTGCACACCTCATCCAACTCCGTGAAGAATTTGCCCAGGTACTGGATTGGCTCAAGCAACAAGCTGCCATTGCTTAA
- a CDS encoding heme NO-binding domain-containing protein, which translates to MKGLVFTEFLEMVEQTFSADTVDDIIDAADLPSGGAYTAVGTYPHSEIVTLVQQLSIKTGMPIPELVKAFGRYLFGRFVVLYPSFFAAAPDAFDFLDSIENHVHVEVRKLYPDAELPTFETVREGEHKLIMIYRSKHPFATLAAGLIEGCLSHYQVKAQTEMVDCSAGQGTHVEFHITRMTA; encoded by the coding sequence ATGAAAGGTTTAGTGTTTACCGAGTTTCTGGAAATGGTTGAACAAACTTTTTCCGCTGATACGGTGGATGATATTATTGACGCAGCCGACCTGCCCTCTGGTGGTGCGTACACCGCTGTCGGGACTTACCCGCATTCTGAAATAGTTACCCTAGTGCAACAGCTTTCCATAAAAACAGGAATGCCGATACCTGAATTGGTCAAAGCATTTGGACGTTATTTATTCGGGCGTTTTGTGGTGCTCTACCCCAGCTTTTTTGCTGCCGCTCCCGATGCATTCGACTTTCTCGATTCCATCGAAAACCACGTGCACGTTGAAGTACGCAAACTCTACCCCGATGCAGAATTACCCACCTTTGAAACCGTGCGCGAAGGTGAACACAAACTAATCATGATTTACCGCTCGAAACACCCCTTTGCAACCTTAGCAGCAGGATTAATTGAGGGCTGTCTCAGCCATTATCAAGTGAAGGCACAAACGGAAATGGTCGATTGCTCTGCTGGGCAAGGCACGCACGTTGAATTCCATATCACGCGAATGACTGCCTAA
- a CDS encoding response regulator: protein MSDEVARLQRRLERERSARKQAEQLLESKSLALYQANLELRAQAESLEHTIAERTRELVEARDQALSASRSKSAFLAAMSHEIRTPMNGIIGMTTLLQDTELDQNQRRQVEMTLHSAQSLLGIINDILDISRLDAGKLELLEEDFKLSETLPSVIETLGVIANQKQLELFSIVDKRVANCLRGDALRLRQILMNLLGNAIKFTQHGQIVLRILPATQMAEGIRVEVQDSGVGIPPDKQHSLFHAFSQINRYDQHNGSGTGLGLAISRKLVHLMEGVIGVTSQPDAGSTFWFEVPFKTTDAQTRCSTRLSSRCLVMHHNALHAQLIAEQLSNLGADCQVISDISNANNLPDAQPFDWLVIDYNSYPVAQRALLNQLFEHINALKPPVHLCNISSQTKNCVQCSGSNSPKYRHCLVKPITQSKLLGLLAAPETSTETLTLLNEPSPIMLARQAQADVLHRGTHILVVEDHKVNQLVAKGMLAKLGYRVTLAEDGFQALDKVRTQAFDLILMDIQMPGMSGVETTRHIRAEFPDNTIPIIALTANAMKGDEVEYLQAGMNACLTKPIQMDVLASTLKEWCPATA, encoded by the coding sequence ATGAGCGACGAAGTGGCTCGCCTGCAACGCCGTCTGGAACGCGAGCGATCCGCCCGCAAACAGGCTGAACAATTGCTGGAAAGCAAAAGTCTGGCGTTATATCAGGCTAATTTGGAATTGCGAGCGCAAGCGGAGTCCCTAGAACACACCATTGCCGAGCGCACCCGTGAACTCGTGGAAGCACGCGATCAGGCGCTCTCCGCCAGCCGTTCCAAAAGCGCGTTTCTGGCTGCCATGAGCCATGAAATTCGCACGCCGATGAATGGCATTATCGGCATGACAACCTTGCTACAAGACACCGAATTGGATCAAAACCAGCGGCGTCAGGTCGAAATGACCTTGCATTCTGCTCAATCCCTGTTGGGGATTATTAATGACATCCTCGATATTTCCCGGCTCGATGCAGGCAAGCTGGAATTATTGGAAGAGGACTTCAAACTCAGCGAAACCTTGCCCAGTGTCATTGAAACACTCGGCGTTATCGCCAATCAGAAACAACTCGAACTGTTCAGCATTGTCGACAAGCGGGTCGCCAACTGTTTACGCGGTGATGCCTTACGCTTGCGGCAGATTTTGATGAATCTGCTGGGTAATGCAATCAAATTTACCCAACACGGGCAAATTGTGTTACGCATCTTACCTGCTACGCAAATGGCGGAAGGTATCCGCGTCGAAGTACAAGATTCCGGGGTCGGTATTCCGCCCGATAAACAACACTCGCTGTTTCATGCCTTCAGTCAAATTAACCGTTATGACCAACACAATGGCAGCGGTACAGGCTTAGGGTTGGCAATCAGCCGCAAACTGGTTCACCTCATGGAAGGCGTTATCGGGGTCACTAGCCAACCGGATGCTGGCAGTACCTTTTGGTTTGAAGTCCCCTTCAAAACCACGGATGCGCAAACACGCTGCTCCACACGTTTAAGCAGCCGGTGTTTAGTCATGCACCACAATGCCTTACATGCACAGTTAATTGCAGAACAATTGAGCAACCTTGGTGCGGATTGCCAAGTAATCAGTGATATAAGCAACGCCAATAATCTGCCGGATGCTCAACCCTTTGACTGGTTAGTCATTGACTACAACAGTTACCCAGTAGCACAACGGGCATTACTAAACCAATTATTTGAGCATATCAACGCCTTAAAACCTCCGGTACACCTATGCAATATTTCATCGCAAACCAAGAATTGCGTGCAATGCAGCGGCTCGAACTCGCCTAAATATCGCCATTGTTTAGTAAAACCTATTACCCAAAGCAAACTTCTGGGTTTGTTAGCTGCCCCTGAAACCTCCACAGAGACGCTTACATTACTCAATGAGCCATCCCCCATTATGCTGGCACGCCAAGCACAGGCGGACGTTCTACACAGGGGTACGCACATACTGGTGGTAGAAGATCACAAAGTTAATCAACTGGTGGCGAAAGGGATGCTGGCAAAATTAGGCTATCGCGTCACCTTAGCCGAAGACGGCTTTCAGGCACTCGATAAAGTCCGTACTCAAGCGTTTGACTTGATATTGATGGACATTCAAATGCCCGGCATGAGTGGCGTCGAAACCACTCGGCATATCCGCGCAGAATTTCCTGACAATACAATTCCTATCATCGCACTCACTGCTAATGCCATGAAGGGCGATGAAGTGGAATACCTGCAAGCCGGTATGAATGCTTGCCTGACTAAACCCATTCAAATGGATGTGCTGGCAAGCACGTTGAAGGAATGGTGCCCAGCCACAGCCTGA